One Mercurialis annua linkage group LG3, ddMerAnnu1.2, whole genome shotgun sequence DNA window includes the following coding sequences:
- the LOC126674302 gene encoding MLO-like protein 1, giving the protein MSGGGEGETLEFTPTWVVALVCTVIVAISLAVERLLHYGGIYLKKKHQKPLYEALQKIKEELMLLGFISLLLTVSQNLFAKICVPDHVMTTMLPCKLSDKGGVHDSESATTTEHFQRSFVASILGTTRRLLAESAEAHLGYCGKKGKVPLLSIEGLHHLHIFIFVLAIVHVTFCLLTVLFGGARIRQWQHWENSIAKDLYDTEEVLKKKITCVHQHAFIKDHFLGIGKDSIVLGWLHSFLKQFYASVTKSDYITLRLGFITRHCKSNPKFNFHKYMVRALEDDFKVVVGISWYLWVFVVIFLLLNVNGWHTYFWIAFFPFILLLAVGAKLEHVIAELAHDVAEKHVAIEGDLIVKPSDDHFWFNKPEIVLFLIHFILFQNAFEIAFFFWIWVQYGFDSCIMGQVRYIIPRLIIGVFIQVLCSYSTLPLYAIVTQMGSSFKKAIFDKHVQAGLVGWAQKAKRKTKALNNGSAEPSSHEGSVFGIQLGNMGRKTSAPDEIQLTANSDAKN; this is encoded by the exons ATGTCTGGTGGTGGCGAAGGAGAAACTTTAGAGTTCACACCCACTTGGGTGGTGGCTCTGGTTTGTACTGTGATCGTTGCCATTTCTCTTGCTGTTGAAAGATTGCTTCATTATGGTGGTATTTATCTCAAGAAAAAGCACCAGAAACCCCTCTATGAAgctcttcaaaaaattaaagaag AGTTGATGCTTCTGGGTTTCATATCATTGTTGTTGACAGTATCACAAAACTTATTTGCGAAAATATGTGTGCCTGATCATGTGATGACTACTATGCTTCCCTGTAAACTCTCTGATAAAGGAGGAGTACATGATTCCGAATCTGCCACAACGACTGAGCATTTTCAGAGGTCTTTTGTTGCTAGCATTCTCGGCACTACTAGACGTCTTCTAGCCGAATCAGCAGAAGCACATCTGGGTTACTGTGGCAAAAAG GGTAAGGTCCCACTGCTATCTATTGAAGGACTGCATCATCTGCACATCTTTATCTTTGTCCTAGCTATCGTCCACGTTACTTTCTGCTTACTCACTGTTCTTTTTGGAGGAGCAAGG ATTCGTCAATGGCAGCACTGGGAGAATTCAATTGCCAAAGATCTATACGATACAGAAGAGG ttttgaaaaaaaagatcACCTGTGTACATCAACATGCATTTATCAAGGATCATTTTCTGGGTATTGGTAAAGACTCAATTGTGCTGGGATGGCTG CACTCTTTCTTAAAGCAATTCTATGCATCTGTGACTAAGTCAGATTATATAACTCTTCGACTGGGATTTATCAcg AGACATTGCAAGTCAAATCCAAAGTTCAATTTTCACAAGTACATGGTACGTGCACTTGAAGATGACTTTAAGGTGGTTGTCGGGATAAG TTGGTATCTCTGGGTATTTGTGGTCATCTTCTTATTGCTGAATGTTAATG GTTGGCATACATATTTCTGGATAGCATTTTTTCCTTTCATT ctgcttcttgctgTGGGTGCGAAGTTGGAGCATGTAATTGCAGAGTTGGCTCATGATGTTGCTGAGAAACATGTAGCTATAGAAGGGGACTTAATTGTTAAACCATCAGATGATCACTTTTGGTTCAATAAACCTGAGATCGTCCTGTTCTTGATTCATTTCATCCTTTTCCAGAATGCTTTTGAGATTGCATTTTTCTTTTGGATATGG GTTCAATATGGTTTCGACTCCTGCATCATGGGACAAGTCAGATATATTATTCCTAGACTAATCATTGG AGTGTTCATTCAGGTCCTCTGCAGCTACAGCACCCTTCCACTATATGCCATTGTGACACAG ATGGGAAGTTCTTTCAAGAAAGCAATATTCGATAAACATGTGCAAGCTGGACTAGTTGGTTGGGCTCAGAAAGCGAAAAGAAAGACGAAAGCATTAAATAACGGGTCTGCCGAACCAAGTTCTCATGAAGGTTCAGTTTTTGGCATTCAGCTTGGAAATATGGGGCGCAAAACGTCTGCTCCTGATGAGATTCAACTGACAGCTAATTCCGACGCGAAAAACTGA
- the LOC130014511 gene encoding MLO-like protein 1, producing MSGGGEGESLEYTPTWVVALVCTVIVAISLAVERLLHFGGIYLKNKHQKSLFEALQKVKEELMLLGFISLLLTVAQNLFAKICVPGHVMTTMLPCKLSDKEGGHEPKAATTTEHFQRSFVTSIFGTARRLLAESEEEHLGYCGKKGKVPLLSLEGLHHLHIFIFVLAIVHVTFCLLTVLFGGARIRQWQHWENAIAKDRYDTEEVLKKKITCVHQHAFIKDHFWGIGKDSIVMEWLHSFFKQFYASVTKSDYITLRLGFISTHCKTNPKFNFHKYMVRALEDDFKVVVGISWYLWVFVVIFLLLNVNGWHTYFWIAFIPVILLLSVGAKLEHVIAELAHDVAEKHVAIEGDLIVKPSDDHFWFSKPQIILFLIHFILFQNAFEIAFFFWIWVQYGFDSCIMGHIRYIIPRLIIGVFIQVLCSYSTLPLYAIVTQMGSSFKKAIFDEHVQVGLVGWAQKAKKKTKASNHGSREGSVLGIQLGKFGRKTSAPEEIQPTASSDAKS from the exons ATGTCTGGTGGTGGTGAAGGAGAAAGTTTGGAGTACACACCCACTTGGGTAGTGGCTCTGGTTTGTACTGTGATTGTTGCCATTTCTCTTGCTGTTGAAAGATTGCTTCATTTTGGTGGTATTTATCTCAAGAACAAGCATCAGAAATCCCTCTTTGAAGCtcttcaaaaagttaaagaag AGTTGATGCTTCTGGGTTTCATATCATTGTTGTTGACTGTAGCACAAAACTTATTTGCAAAAATCTGTGTGCCTGGACATGTGATGACTACTATGCTTCCTTGTAAACTCTCTGATAAAGAAGGAGGACATGAACCTAAAGCTGCCACAACGACTGAGCATTTTCAGAGGTCTTTCGTTACCAGCATTTTCGGCACTGCTAGACGTCTTCTAGCCGAATCAGAAGAAGAACATCTGGGTTACTGTGGCAAAAAG GGTAAGGTCCCATTGCTATCTCTTGAAGGACTGCATCATCTGCACATCTTTATCTTTGTTCTAGCCATTGTCCATGTTACTTTCTGCTTACTCACTGTTCTTTTTGGAGGGGCAAGG ATTCGTCAATGGCAGCATTGGGAGAATGCAATTGCTAAAGACCGATACGATACAGAAGAAG ttttgaaaaaaaagatcACCTGTGTCCATCAACATGCATTTATCAAGGATCATTTTTGGGGGATTGGTAAAGATTCAATTGTGATGGAATGGCTG CACTCTTTCTTTAAGCAATTCTATGCATCTGTGACAAAGTCAGATTATATAACTCTACGACTAGGATTTATATCG ACACACTGTAAGACAAATCCAAAGTTCAATTTTCACAAGTACATGGTTCGTGCCCTCGAAGATGACTTTAAGGTGGTGGTTGGGATAAG TTGGTATCTATGGGTATTTGTGGTCATCTTCTTATTGCTGAATGTTAATG GTTGGCATACATATTTCTGGATAGCATTTATTCCTGTCATT CTACTACTTTCTGTGGGCGCCAAGTTGGAGCATGTAATTGCAGAATTAGCCCATGATGTTGCTGAGAAACATGTAGCTATTGAAGGGGACCTGATAGTTAAACCTTCAGACGATCACTTTTGGTTCAGTAAACCTCAGATCATCCTGTTCTTGATTCATTTCATCCTTTTCCAGAATGCTTTTGAGATTGCATTTTTCTTCTGGATTTGG GTTCAATATGGTTTCGACTCCTGCATCATGGGACACATCAGATATATTATTCCTAGACTAATCATTGG AGTGTTCATTCAGGTACTCTGCAGCTACAGCACCCTTCCACTGTATGCCATTGTGACACAG ATGGGAAGTTCTTTCAAGAAAGCAATATTCGATGAACATGTGCAAGTTGGACTTGTTGGTTGGGCTCAGAAAGCGAAAAAAAAGACGAAAGCATCGAATCACGGATCTCGTGAAGGTTCAGTTTTGGGAATTCAGCTTGGAAAATTCGGACGCAAAACGTCTGCTCCTGAAGAGATTCAACCCACAGCTAGTTCGGATGCGAAAAGCTGA
- the LOC126672181 gene encoding uncharacterized protein LOC126672181, which translates to MDITPEAVPKDCNKTQMTPYHKFRRRIELLFVDFLYKLTLINMEPSMESFTLICFTLWHIWKTRNAIIFRQEYYSIEDTILFASKACDEYILVLSMEHPPNSTVSHTLSAPYPFYSLPRDCIKLSVDAATDKQHKFGVVAAIARNSSGLIIGQFSACFRAIWDSGILEFLAVREALNWAISHCWSSIWLEGDALQVIRSL; encoded by the exons atggaTATCACACCTGAAGCAGTACCAAAAGACTGCAACAAGACGCAG atgACTCCGTATCACAAGTTTAGAAGGCGCATTGAGCTTTTATTCGTTGATTTTCTCTATAAATTAACT TTGATTAATATGGAACCTTCTATGGAGTCATTCACATTAATCTGTTTTACACTGTGGCATATCTGGAAGACTCGTAATGCCATTATTTTCAGGCAAGAATATTACTCTATTGAAGATACTATATTATTTGCTTCTAAAGCTTGTGATGAATATATCTTAGTATTATCTATGGAACACCCACCAAACAGTACTGTAAGTCATACATTGTCAGCTCCTTATCCTTTTTATTCTCTCCCGCGTGACTGTATTAAGCTTAGTGTGGATGCTGCTACTGATAAACAACACAAGTTTGGGGTGGTTGCAGCTATTGCCAGGAATTCCTCAGGTTTAATAATTGGCCAATTCTCTGCTTGTTTTCGTGCTATATGGGATTCAGGTATTCTGGAATTTCTGGCTGTTCGTGAGGCTTTAAACTGGGCTATATCACATTGTTGGTCTTCTATTTGGTTGGAAGGAGATGCACTTCAGGTTATTCGCTCATTGTAG